In a single window of the Papaver somniferum cultivar HN1 chromosome 8, ASM357369v1, whole genome shotgun sequence genome:
- the LOC113303748 gene encoding uncharacterized protein LOC113303748, which translates to MLDGLLGRGFSSKCKSSIKLIKARIDVIRRKRNAMQKYLKKDIADLLANNLETNAFGRAEGLIVELNLSFCYDLVEQFCGIIPRHLSVMQKQSVCPEEVREAVSSLMFAAARFADLPELRDLRQMFTERYGNDVEPFVNQEFKEKLSSTPPTVDQKLQLMRDIAKEYSVKWDSKDFQLKLSNPVVPVKDQPRRVASFQNRQSDGNKSLNNRETETPLKKDPEDVLSHGRREVTKDVLKPQKSIQETGPKGDKEDSMSRGRGNHLDNVYKARTVVAEETVAKKDNYNVSSHGRQEVANDGHLPRRDKEDSMSRRREKHLDTVYKARTVVAEDTVVKKDHYNVSSHGRPEVVPQRDNEQLWSRRRRDHTADVEKERSHEVADKVSAVKEKEKDREVAEMVKPQYKAFAPPPYVKQPNVVKNGIQNDTFGPEKTLLEPPMHRRYMNIGSERSHDERQEFRPAKVNHVNEHSHHDDSVSNRAPKPKPMSVRRRQMKPPLGYENPTSIEGDDTMRRVPSARRREARNGLQHALDDDHKKEKDEEELAMDQLLMHYSKKPTKYEPVMVKAGLSSNVRPSSHDETERRRPSTRDETERRRPSRATSLPPEPATPPKEAGKAPSRATSFQPERLFVHPNLPEYDDLAARIASLRER; encoded by the exons atgttggATGGATTGTTAGGGAGAGGATTCTCCTCGAAATG taaatcatcaattaagcTGATTAAAGCTAGAATTGATGTAATAAGGAGGAAAAGGAATGCAATGCAGAAGTATTTGAAGAAAGATATTGCAGATCTTCTTGCTAATAACCTTGAAACTAATGCTTTTGGACGG GCTGAAGGTCTTATAGTTGAGCTGAACCTCTCGTTTTGTTATGATTTAGTAGAGCAATTCTGCGGGATTATTCCCAGGCATCTTTCAGTAATGCAAAAGCAGAG TGTCtgtcctgaagaagtcagagaggCTGTGTCATCTCTCATGTTCGCTGCGGCAAGATTCGCAGATTTGCCTGAATTACGTGACCTCAGACAAATGTTTACTGAGAGATATGGGAATGATGTTGAACCTTTTGTGAATCAGGAG TTCAAAGAGAAGTTATCATCAACTCCCCCTACAGTAGATCAGAAGCTGCAGCTGATGCGTGATATTGCCAAAGAATACTCTGTAAAATGGGACTCCAAGGATTTTCAGCTTAAGCTTTCGAATCCTGTCGTTCCTGTAAAA GATCAGCCACGCAGAGTTGCGTCATTCCAGAATCGTCAAAGTGATGGAAACAAGTCACTGAATAACAGGGAAACAGAGACTCCCTTGAAAAAAGACCCAGAGGATGTTCTGTCTCACGGAAGACGGGAAGTGACTAAGGATGTGTTGAAACCACAGAAGAGCATCCAGGAAACTGGTCCAAAAGGAGACAAGGAAGACAGCATGTCTCGCGGAAGAGGAAACCACCTAGATAACGTTTACAAAGCACGCACTGTAGTTGcggaagaaactgttgcgaaaaaaGATAACTATAATGTTTCTTCTCATGGAAGACAGGAAGTTGCCAATGATGGGCACTTGCCACGAAGAGACAAGGAAGACAGCATGTCTCGCAGAAGAGAAAAACATCTAGATACAGTGTATAAAGCCCGCACTGTAGTTGCAGAGGACACCGTGGTAAAAAAAGATCACTACAATGTTTCTTCTCATGGAAGACCGGAAGTTGTTCCACAGAGAGACAACGAACAACTTTGGTCTCGTAGAAGACGAGATCACACTGCTGATGTGGAAAAAGAGAGAAGTCATGAGGTAGCAGATAAGGTCTCTGCGgttaaggaaaaagagaaagatcGTGAGGTGGCAGAAATGGTGAAACCACAATACAAGGCTTTTGCCCCTCCTCCTTATGTTAAACAACCAAATGTTGTCAAGAATGGTATTCAAAATGATACTTTTGGCCCTGAAAAAACACTATTAGAGCCTCCGATGCATAGAAGATACATGAATATTGGATCAGAGAGAAGTCATGATGAAAGGCAGGAATTTCGACCTGCTAAGGTAAATCATGTTAATGAGCACAGTCATCATGATGATTCTGTTAGTAACCGAGCACCAAAACCAAAGCCAATGTCAGTAAGAAGGCGGCAGATGAAACCACCATTAGGCTATGAGAATCCCACCAGCATTGAAGGTGATGACACTATGAGGAGAGTTCCAAGTGCCAGGAGGAGAGAAGCAAGAAATGGCTTACAGCACGCTCTGGATGACGATCATAAGAAAGAAAAGGATGAAGAAGAACTGGCAATGGATCAACTACTGATGCATTACAGCAAGAAGCCAACAAAATACGAACCCGTAATGGTAAAAGCAGGATTAAGTTCAAATGTGCGTCCATCTAGTCACGATGAAACTGAACGGAGGCGTCCATCTACTCGCGATGAAACTGAACGGCGTCGTCCTTCTAGAGCAACGTCTTTGCCTCCTGAACCAGCAACTCCTCCTAAAGAAGCAGGCAAAGCACCTTCTCGCGCCACTTCGTTCCAACCTGAACGGTTATTCGTCCATCCGAATCTACCTGAATACGACGATTTAGCAGCACGGATTGCCTCCCTAAGAGAAAGGTAA
- the LOC113306325 gene encoding uncharacterized protein LOC113306325, whose product MGATLILVVSLAIVLALILVLLAELYCFLLFRKRRYRTNTATTATTTPAATSPQASLHSSTTSVQLSNVYAHGVFLAPRNILYPSIVHKQEEEIYPNNTPSPFSSLTASPATMQQIHHQEVAESEITDVRVNIGSSVCGSAADKHLVYISNPIYDNELSYKHSGVGGGGGGESAICSNATPFETPESSPSHLEMDWEAEEDRRNEEGLSPNSSLETMTPPLTPMKKLLPMEACSSVSVSLRDARSIDTSGSSHGLSCSSSLSTSPSWCD is encoded by the exons ATGGGTGCAACATTGATACTGGTGGTGAGTTTAGCAATAGTATTAGCTCTAATTCTAGTATTATTAGCTGAACTTTACTGTTTTCTTCTCTTTCGCAAGCGTAGATATAGAACTAACACTGCTACTACTGCCACAACTACGCCTGCTGCAACTTCACCTCAAGCTTCATTacattcatcaacaacatcagttCAGCTGAGCAATGTTTATGCTCATGGTGTCTTTCTAGCTCCAAGAAACATTCTTTACCCTTCCATTGTTcacaaacaagaagaagaaattt ACCCAAACAACACcccatctccattttcatcattaacAGCTTCACCGGCCACTATGCAACAAATTCACCATCAAGAAGTAGCTGAATCAGAAATTACTGATGTCCGGGTTAACATTGGTAGTAGTGTTTGTGGCTCTGCTGCTGATAAACATTTGGTTTACATTTCTAATCCAATATATGACAATGAATTAAGCTACAAACATAGTGGagttggaggaggaggaggaggagaaagtGCAATTTGTAGTAATGCAACTCCATTTGAAACCCCGGAATCATCACCATCTCATTTAGAAATGGATTGGGAGGCAGAAGAAGATAGAAGAAATGAAGAAGGGTTAAGTCCTAATTCATCATTGGAAACAATGACACCACCATTAACACCAATGAAGAAGCTATTACCAATGGAAGCTTGTTCATCTGTTTCAGTCAGTTTAAGAGATGCTAGATCTATTGATACTTCTGGTAGTAGTCATGGTTTATCttgttcttcatcactttctaCTTCTCCTTCATGGTGTGACTAA